A single window of Senegalia massiliensis DNA harbors:
- a CDS encoding aminotransferase class V-fold PLP-dependent enzyme yields MIYLDNAATTFKKPEVVYEKIIESMREYGANPGRGGHKLSLKAGRGIYETREILAKLFNINNPMNIIFTYNATEALNLGIKGLLEKGDHVITTTMEHNSVLRPIKALEKFGVENTIVKCDSEGFVKLDDIKKSIKNNTKLIVTTHASNVTGTILPVKEIGELAKSNNITYMVDCAQTAGVYNIDVESMNIDILAFAGHKSLLGPQGTGGLYIKEGINIRNLKEGGTGSKSHELVQPSILPDRYESGTPNTPGIIALGAGVKYILDKGIENIRNHEIELLKFFINEIKDVEGVILYGPNDVSKRAPVILLNIGDEDSSEVSYILDSVFDIATRSGLHCAPLAHKTIGTLERGAVRFSIGPFNTKDDIGKTIEAIKQIAHEATCD; encoded by the coding sequence TTGATTTATCTAGACAATGCTGCAACTACATTTAAAAAACCTGAGGTTGTTTATGAAAAAATTATAGAAAGCATGAGAGAATATGGAGCTAATCCAGGTAGGGGAGGTCATAAATTATCCTTAAAAGCAGGAAGGGGAATTTATGAAACAAGAGAAATTTTAGCAAAATTATTTAATATAAATAACCCTATGAATATAATATTTACTTATAATGCTACAGAAGCTCTTAATTTAGGAATAAAAGGTTTACTTGAAAAAGGGGACCATGTAATAACTACAACTATGGAACATAATTCAGTGTTACGTCCAATTAAAGCTCTTGAAAAGTTTGGTGTAGAAAATACTATAGTTAAGTGTGATAGTGAAGGATTTGTAAAATTAGATGATATAAAAAAATCAATTAAAAACAATACAAAATTAATAGTTACAACTCATGCATCAAATGTTACTGGAACAATATTACCTGTAAAAGAAATAGGAGAATTAGCAAAATCGAATAATATTACTTATATGGTAGATTGTGCACAAACAGCAGGAGTCTATAATATAGATGTAGAGAGTATGAATATAGATATATTAGCATTTGCTGGTCATAAAAGTCTTCTTGGACCTCAAGGAACAGGTGGATTATATATAAAAGAAGGTATAAATATACGAAACCTAAAAGAAGGTGGGACAGGAAGCAAATCTCATGAATTAGTTCAACCTAGTATATTACCAGATAGATATGAAAGTGGAACTCCAAATACTCCAGGGATTATAGCTCTTGGTGCAGGAGTTAAATATATATTAGATAAAGGCATAGAAAATATAAGAAATCATGAAATAGAACTTTTGAAATTCTTTATAAATGAAATAAAGGATGTAGAAGGGGTTATATTATATGGACCAAATGATGTATCAAAGAGAGCACCTGTAATACTTCTGAATATAGGTGATGAAGATTCCTCAGAAGTTAGTTATATATTAGATAGTGTTTTTGATATAGCTACAAGATCAGGACTTCATTGTGCACCGCTTGCACACAAAACAATAGGAACGTTAGAAAGGGGAGCTGTAAGATTTAGTATTGGTCCTTTTAATACTAAAGATGATATAGGTAAAACTATAGAAGCAATAAAGCAGATAGCTCATGAAGCAACTTGTGATTAA
- a CDS encoding formate/nitrite transporter family protein, which yields MEKRMLSPQEVADATIKAAEGKTKLNFIQTFLLGIFAGVFIGFGTHGYLTVTQTLGNIDVGLSKLIGASVFPVGLMLVLMAGAELFTGNNLMTIALVDKRITFKSLSKNWIIVYVGNFIGSILLAYAIYKSGLYSGDNIKNLAISVGEAKLSLSFHDALIRGILCNMIVTLSVWFATAAKDITGKILAIWFPIMLFVLSGFEHSIANMFFLPIAKFVGLESTWLNIWLNNLIPVTIGNVIGGGIIVSGVYYLTYILPNKRTKKS from the coding sequence ATGGAAAAAAGAATGTTATCACCTCAAGAAGTAGCTGATGCTACTATTAAAGCAGCCGAAGGTAAAACTAAATTAAACTTTATACAAACATTTCTTTTAGGAATATTTGCTGGAGTTTTTATTGGATTTGGTACTCATGGATATTTAACCGTAACACAAACTCTAGGAAATATTGATGTAGGGTTGTCAAAATTAATAGGAGCATCAGTTTTCCCTGTAGGACTTATGTTAGTTCTCATGGCAGGAGCTGAGCTTTTCACCGGTAACAATCTTATGACAATAGCACTTGTAGATAAAAGAATCACCTTTAAAAGTTTGTCTAAAAACTGGATTATTGTATATGTGGGAAATTTTATAGGATCTATTTTACTTGCATATGCTATATATAAATCCGGATTATATTCTGGAGATAACATAAAAAATTTAGCTATTTCTGTAGGAGAAGCTAAATTATCACTTTCATTTCATGACGCATTAATAAGAGGTATATTATGCAATATGATTGTAACATTGTCTGTTTGGTTTGCTACTGCAGCAAAAGATATAACTGGCAAAATATTAGCAATATGGTTTCCTATAATGCTTTTTGTTTTATCAGGATTTGAACATAGTATTGCAAATATGTTCTTTTTACCTATAGCAAAATTTGTAGGGTTAGAATCAACTTGGTTAAATATATGGTTAAATAATTTAATACCAGTAACAATAGGTAATGTTATTGGGGGAGGGATTATAGTATCAGGAGTATATTATTTAACGTATATACTACCGAATAAAAGAACAAAAAAATCATAA
- the hydF gene encoding [FeFe] hydrogenase H-cluster maturation GTPase HydF: MNSTPRSNRLHIGIFGKTNTGKSSLINALTSQEIALVSNIKGTTTDPVYKSMELLPIGPVVFIDTAGIDDEGQLGKLRIKKTLNVLEKTDIAIILLSFESEDLEYEKNLIENIKKKNIPIIGVLNKVDKYNGSTKYLEQKLNIKIYKTSIKTKDGIENLKYEISKLKPYINDENSFIIRDKIKKDDVIVQVTPIDDSAPKGRLILPQVQTIREVLDGNGINIVVQDTELQKTIELFGDKIKMVITDSQVFGKIKDIVPNHIFLTSYSILFARYKGDLLEFTKGIKEIKRLKNGDKVLISEACSHHRQKGDIGRDKIPKFLQEISGVNLNFDWSSGHSIPEDISSYSLIVHCGGCMINRKEMISRIKNASQKNIPIINYGIFLAYKHDILKRSLEIFPELN, from the coding sequence ATGAACTCTACCCCCCGTTCCAATAGACTTCATATAGGTATATTTGGGAAAACAAACACAGGAAAATCAAGTCTCATAAATGCTCTTACATCTCAAGAGATAGCACTAGTTAGTAATATAAAAGGCACTACAACTGATCCAGTATATAAATCTATGGAATTATTACCTATAGGACCAGTTGTATTTATAGATACAGCAGGAATTGATGATGAGGGGCAATTAGGAAAATTAAGAATAAAAAAGACTTTAAATGTATTAGAAAAAACAGATATAGCTATAATTTTATTAAGTTTTGAATCAGAAGATTTAGAGTATGAGAAAAACTTGATAGAAAATATAAAAAAGAAAAACATCCCTATAATAGGGGTATTAAATAAAGTTGATAAATATAATGGAAGCACAAAATATTTAGAACAAAAATTAAACATAAAAATATATAAAACAAGCATTAAAACTAAAGATGGAATAGAAAACTTGAAATATGAGATATCCAAGCTAAAACCCTATATAAATGATGAAAATTCATTTATAATAAGAGATAAAATAAAAAAAGATGATGTTATAGTTCAGGTAACACCAATAGATGATTCTGCACCAAAAGGAAGATTAATACTTCCTCAAGTTCAAACTATAAGAGAAGTATTAGATGGTAATGGAATAAATATAGTTGTTCAAGATACTGAGTTACAAAAGACAATTGAGTTGTTTGGTGACAAAATAAAAATGGTTATTACAGATTCTCAAGTTTTTGGGAAAATAAAAGATATAGTACCAAATCATATATTTTTGACAAGTTATTCCATACTTTTTGCAAGGTATAAAGGTGATCTTTTAGAGTTTACAAAAGGAATAAAAGAAATTAAAAGACTTAAAAATGGAGATAAAGTATTAATAAGTGAAGCATGTAGTCACCATAGGCAAAAAGGAGATATAGGAAGAGATAAAATACCAAAATTCCTACAGGAAATATCAGGAGTAAATCTTAATTTTGATTGGAGTTCAGGTCATAGTATACCAGAAGATATATCTAGTTATTCTCTAATTGTCCATTGTGGAGGATGTATGATTAATAGAAAGGAAATGATTTCACGAATTAAAAATGCTTCGCAAAAAAATATACCAATAATAAATTATGGGATTTTTTTAGCATATAAACATGATATATTAAAAAGATCTTTAGAAATTTTTCCAGAATTAAACTAA
- the hydE gene encoding [FeFe] hydrogenase H-cluster radical SAM maturase HydE, whose protein sequence is MSILNKFIKDEFKNPYIIVASSNSNMLYAKNILEKNSISNELIPTPKGFGEICTTAIKFDKEYHDKIITLLNQNNVDYKGIYSLKNKYKYDLSSMYDMNISYNMRSILEKVSNNIDLNKEDILYVLESKEKIEFDTLIKTADVIRKECVGDRIEIRAAIEFSNYCIKNCNYCGLRRDKNQFRYRMKEDEILKEVDKLYKLGIKTVILQSGEDPYYTTEKIISIIKKIKQKYKMGITLSIGERTEEEYKLFKNAGVNNYLLKIETSNEDLFDYIHYDSKFKTRVKHTEFIKNSGLRLGSGGMIGLPKQTLDQIADVILFQKDYGVHMIGFGPFIPTKGTPFENEKISNLELNLKVIALTRIICQNVFIPATTAISTLNREGQTKSLLAGANTIMLISTPERLREKYGIYSNKNMVDLDFAIESIKYSNRKLPKYLNYDYIEELGYDIDKNLK, encoded by the coding sequence ATGAGCATATTAAATAAATTTATAAAAGATGAATTTAAAAATCCATATATAATAGTAGCTAGTTCTAATTCTAATATGTTATATGCAAAAAACATATTGGAAAAAAACTCTATATCCAATGAGCTTATACCAACACCTAAAGGGTTTGGAGAAATATGTACCACTGCCATAAAATTTGATAAGGAATATCACGACAAAATAATAACACTATTAAACCAAAATAATGTAGATTATAAAGGAATATACTCATTAAAAAACAAATATAAATATGATTTGTCTAGTATGTATGATATGAACATATCATATAACATGAGGAGCATATTAGAAAAAGTATCTAATAATATTGATTTAAATAAAGAAGATATATTATATGTATTAGAAAGTAAGGAAAAAATAGAATTTGATACTCTTATAAAAACTGCAGATGTAATAAGAAAAGAATGTGTAGGAGATAGAATTGAAATTAGAGCTGCAATAGAATTTTCAAATTATTGTATTAAAAATTGTAATTACTGTGGCTTAAGAAGAGATAAAAATCAATTTAGATATAGAATGAAAGAAGATGAAATATTAAAAGAAGTAGATAAATTATATAAATTAGGTATAAAAACAGTTATACTTCAATCAGGAGAAGATCCTTATTACACTACAGAAAAAATTATTTCTATTATAAAAAAAATAAAACAAAAATATAAAATGGGAATTACTTTAAGTATTGGTGAAAGAACAGAAGAAGAATATAAACTCTTTAAAAATGCTGGAGTGAATAACTATTTGCTTAAAATAGAAACTTCAAATGAAGATTTATTTGATTATATCCATTATGATAGTAAGTTTAAAACAAGAGTAAAACATACAGAGTTTATAAAAAATTCTGGTTTAAGGTTAGGATCAGGAGGAATGATAGGCTTACCTAAACAAACATTAGATCAAATAGCTGATGTAATATTATTTCAAAAAGATTATGGTGTGCATATGATAGGATTTGGTCCATTTATTCCTACAAAAGGCACTCCATTTGAAAATGAAAAAATTTCTAATTTAGAGTTAAATTTAAAAGTTATAGCACTTACGAGAATAATATGTCAAAATGTATTTATACCAGCTACCACAGCTATATCTACACTTAATAGAGAAGGACAAACTAAATCTCTTTTAGCTGGAGCAAATACAATAATGTTAATAAGTACTCCAGAAAGGTTAAGAGAAAAATATGGCATATATTCTAATAAAAATATGGTTGATTTAGATTTTGCCATTGAATCAATTAAATATTCAAATAGAAAATTGCCTAAGTATTTAAATTATGATTATATAGAAGAATTAGGCTATGATATAGATAAAAATTTGAAATGA
- the hydG gene encoding [FeFe] hydrogenase H-cluster radical SAM maturase HydG, with amino-acid sequence MIINEEKIFDILKDVKNISEVKIDKILKKAKLGKGISLEETAILLNVEDEKNINKIFDIAKSVKEDIYGKRIVLFAPLYLTNKCINNCLYCGFRMDNRKLPRKTLDINEIIEEAKALEKSGQKRLLLVAGEDNISAPLDYIINSIKAIYENSDMRRLNINSAPMDKEDFISLKKAEIGTYQCFQETYHKETYKKMHPTGPKSDYDYRLKVMDRAMEAGIDDLGMGVLYGLYDYKFDTIALLMHAEYLEKKYNCGPHTISVPRLRPAPGAKMEKIEYPITDNEFKKLVAIIRLAVPYTGIILSTRESVKLRDELLDLGVSQLSANSSTSPGGYKEKKKHNSDQFYTNDERSLDQVVKSISDTGYIPSFCTACYRVGRTGKEFMKLVKAGKMKSICRSNALLTLKEHILDYASIETTKSAENIIDNLSKAIENQNIQNELDDRLKRMENGERDLYF; translated from the coding sequence ATGATTATAAATGAAGAAAAAATATTTGATATATTAAAAGATGTAAAAAACATATCAGAAGTTAAAATAGATAAAATTTTAAAAAAAGCTAAACTAGGGAAAGGGATTAGTTTAGAAGAAACAGCTATATTGTTAAATGTAGAAGATGAGAAGAATATAAATAAAATATTTGATATAGCAAAAAGTGTGAAAGAAGATATATATGGTAAACGAATAGTATTATTTGCACCATTATATTTAACTAATAAATGTATAAATAATTGTCTTTATTGTGGATTTAGAATGGATAATAGAAAATTACCTAGAAAAACACTAGATATAAATGAAATTATAGAAGAAGCTAAAGCATTAGAAAAAAGTGGACAAAAAAGGCTTTTATTAGTAGCAGGAGAAGATAATATTTCAGCACCTCTTGATTATATAATTAATTCAATAAAAGCTATTTATGAAAACAGCGATATGAGAAGGTTAAATATAAATTCTGCACCTATGGATAAGGAAGATTTTATAAGCCTAAAAAAAGCAGAAATAGGAACGTATCAATGTTTTCAAGAAACATATCATAAAGAAACATATAAGAAGATGCATCCAACAGGACCAAAATCAGATTATGATTATAGACTTAAAGTAATGGATAGGGCAATGGAAGCTGGAATTGATGATTTAGGTATGGGAGTATTATATGGGTTGTATGATTACAAATTTGATACTATAGCATTACTTATGCATGCAGAATATTTAGAGAAAAAATATAATTGTGGTCCACATACTATATCAGTACCAAGACTTAGACCTGCTCCAGGAGCTAAAATGGAAAAAATAGAATACCCTATAACTGACAATGAATTTAAAAAATTAGTTGCAATAATTAGACTTGCTGTTCCTTATACGGGAATAATATTATCAACTAGAGAATCAGTAAAATTAAGAGATGAATTATTAGATTTAGGAGTTTCTCAATTAAGTGCTAACTCAAGTACTAGCCCTGGTGGCTATAAGGAAAAGAAAAAACATAATTCAGATCAATTTTATACAAACGATGAAAGATCATTAGATCAAGTAGTAAAGTCTATTAGTGATACAGGCTATATCCCTAGTTTTTGTACTGCGTGTTATAGAGTAGGAAGAACTGGAAAAGAATTTATGAAGTTAGTTAAAGCAGGTAAAATGAAAAGTATATGTAGATCTAATGCTCTATTAACTTTAAAGGAACATATTTTAGACTATGCATCAATAGAAACAACAAAAAGTGCTGAGAATATAATAGATAATTTATCAAAAGCAATAGAAAATCAAAATATACAGAACGAATTAGATGACAGACTTAAAAGAATGGAAAATGGTGAAAGAGACTTATATTTTTAG
- a CDS encoding YIEGIA domain-containing protein, with translation MEKQILQSFVLLHIVLGVIVGFISRWWMLRGDIRQYPTLPNGYLINLTTGFIAASIGAVAYPALLAKNYVAVTFLTVAIQQFRDIRKMEKETLESLETENYAPRGKSYIDGIAKTFEARNYIVMISSFVTTISAFIVRSFIKNNFLIIPISLLIGFIVSFFLKNYTKGHTLRDILTITEAPLEFKDGSNLYVGNMYVMNVGLSATQTRILKNGIGIIMKPIGENEKVMLNHSGQRKAIVHECSRLLGVERYVETRRNFDNGNLALVIVPMIKDITRLKQIIYDIPILEMTKKTNDKKKRDD, from the coding sequence ATGGAAAAACAAATATTACAATCTTTTGTATTATTACATATTGTTTTAGGTGTAATAGTTGGATTCATTAGCAGGTGGTGGATGCTTAGAGGAGATATAAGACAATACCCCACACTTCCAAATGGATATCTAATAAACTTAACTACTGGTTTTATAGCTGCAAGTATTGGAGCTGTAGCTTATCCTGCTTTACTTGCAAAAAATTATGTAGCAGTTACATTTCTTACTGTAGCAATACAACAATTTAGAGATATTAGGAAAATGGAAAAAGAAACTCTTGAATCTTTAGAAACAGAAAATTATGCTCCAAGAGGTAAATCATATATTGATGGAATAGCAAAAACATTTGAAGCTAGAAACTATATTGTTATGATATCTTCTTTTGTAACTACTATTTCAGCTTTTATTGTAAGAAGTTTTATAAAAAATAATTTTTTAATAATACCAATTTCTTTACTTATTGGATTTATAGTTTCATTTTTCTTGAAAAACTATACTAAAGGACATACTTTAAGAGACATATTAACTATAACTGAAGCTCCCTTGGAATTTAAAGATGGTAGCAATTTATATGTAGGTAATATGTATGTGATGAATGTAGGTTTATCAGCTACTCAAACAAGAATATTGAAAAATGGAATAGGTATAATTATGAAACCCATAGGTGAAAATGAAAAAGTAATGCTTAATCATAGTGGACAGAGAAAAGCAATTGTTCATGAATGCTCAAGATTATTAGGTGTAGAAAGATATGTTGAAACTAGAAGAAATTTTGATAATGGAAATCTAGCATTAGTCATAGTTCCTATGATAAAAGATATAACTAGATTAAAACAAATCATATACGATATTCCTATCCTTGAAATGACAAAAAAAACTAACGACAAAAAGAAAAGAGATGATTAA
- a CDS encoding capping complex subunit for YIEGIA translates to MKESSTRSILAIVTIDEKLIIHSGVPTFLAKDKDTQEKISSELGRTLSGNIYKLANGIIIITQE, encoded by the coding sequence ATGAAAGAAAGCAGTACTAGAAGTATATTAGCTATAGTAACAATTGATGAAAAACTAATAATTCATTCAGGTGTGCCAACTTTTCTTGCAAAAGATAAAGATACACAGGAAAAAATTTCATCTGAATTAGGCCGTACACTTTCTGGAAATATATATAAACTTGCTAATGGTATAATAATCATAACACAAGAATAA
- a CDS encoding PhzF family phenazine biosynthesis protein, with protein MELIMYLVDAFSDKKFSGNPAGVIPDGKELSDEKMQKIARELNLSETAFIQKIDEENYKVRFFTPLQEVDLCGHATIATFYTLIEKGYINALDNGKRRYYQHTRAGKLYIDVYCKDGKIDKVIMEQKKPEILEKNIDKDELSSAMNINKFDIGIGSKKYDPKVISTGLPDIIVPVKTKKILDNLNIDKEKVKLLSEKLNVTGIHAFTIENNDIYSRNFAPLVGIDEEAATGTANGALFYYLRKNKLTDKTEIIVNQGESLNRPSKIICKLGNSIDVIEVGGVASIVLEGIIHP; from the coding sequence ATGGAACTTATAATGTATCTGGTAGATGCATTTTCTGATAAAAAATTTAGTGGTAATCCAGCAGGAGTTATTCCAGATGGAAAAGAATTATCTGATGAAAAGATGCAAAAAATAGCTAGAGAATTAAATTTATCTGAAACTGCATTTATTCAAAAAATAGATGAAGAAAATTATAAAGTTAGATTTTTCACTCCTCTACAAGAAGTAGACTTATGTGGTCATGCTACAATTGCTACATTTTATACTTTGATAGAAAAGGGATATATAAATGCTTTAGATAATGGTAAAAGAAGATACTACCAACATACTAGAGCAGGAAAGTTATATATAGATGTGTATTGTAAAGATGGTAAAATAGATAAAGTTATTATGGAGCAAAAGAAACCTGAAATTTTAGAGAAAAATATAGATAAGGATGAATTATCATCTGCTATGAACATAAATAAATTTGATATAGGTATAGGTTCTAAAAAGTATGATCCAAAAGTTATATCTACAGGATTACCAGATATAATAGTACCTGTGAAAACCAAAAAAATATTAGATAATTTAAATATAGATAAAGAAAAAGTTAAATTATTATCTGAGAAATTAAATGTAACAGGTATTCATGCTTTTACTATTGAAAATAATGATATATATTCTAGAAATTTTGCTCCTTTAGTAGGAATAGATGAAGAAGCTGCTACAGGTACTGCAAATGGAGCATTATTTTATTATTTAAGAAAAAACAAATTAACAGATAAAACAGAAATAATAGTTAATCAAGGAGAATCTTTAAATAGACCTTCAAAAATAATATGTAAATTAGGAAATAGTATAGATGTTATAGAAGTAGGAGGAGTTGCATCTATAGTATTAGAAGGTATAATTCATCCTTAA
- a CDS encoding ParB/RepB/Spo0J family partition protein translates to MKKKRGLGRGLSALIPDEPKQDSDLDKEEGKIIDIKLSKVKPNKNQPREKFNLDTIEELSRSIDKVGLIQPIVVKKSNSGYEIIAGERRFRAVKNLGVDTIPAIIREDDKKSAEIALIENIQRENLNPIEEAYAYENIIRKNEITQEQLSNIIGKSRSYIANLMRLLKLSDKIQDMMKEGLLSGGHARALLSISEKEVQYDIAKTILEQKLSVRETEKLVLKYKNESNTKKKNKVRKDPMIAEIEEDLRKVFGTKVNINKGRKKGKIEIEYYNDDDLDRIIELLNK, encoded by the coding sequence GTGAAAAAGAAGAGAGGACTTGGTAGAGGGTTATCAGCGTTGATTCCTGATGAACCAAAACAAGATTCTGATCTAGATAAAGAAGAAGGAAAAATAATAGATATAAAACTATCAAAAGTAAAACCAAATAAAAATCAACCTCGAGAAAAATTTAATTTAGATACTATTGAGGAATTATCTAGATCTATTGATAAAGTAGGATTAATACAACCTATAGTAGTTAAGAAAAGTAATTCAGGATATGAAATTATAGCTGGAGAAAGAAGGTTTAGAGCAGTAAAAAATTTAGGTGTAGATACTATACCCGCTATAATAAGAGAAGATGATAAAAAATCAGCTGAAATAGCTTTAATAGAAAATATACAAAGAGAAAATTTAAATCCAATTGAAGAAGCATATGCTTATGAAAATATAATAAGAAAAAATGAAATAACTCAAGAGCAGCTTTCTAATATTATTGGAAAAAGCCGATCATATATTGCAAATTTAATGAGATTATTAAAATTATCGGATAAGATTCAAGATATGATGAAAGAGGGATTATTAAGTGGTGGACATGCTCGAGCATTGCTTTCTATTTCTGAAAAAGAAGTTCAATATGATATAGCAAAGACTATATTAGAACAAAAACTTAGTGTTAGAGAAACTGAAAAGTTAGTATTAAAATATAAAAATGAAAGTAACACTAAAAAGAAAAACAAAGTAAGAAAAGATCCAATGATAGCAGAAATAGAAGAAGATTTAAGAAAAGTATTTGGCACTAAAGTTAATATTAATAAAGGAAGAAAAAAAGGGAAAATAGAAATAGAATACTATAATGATGATGATTTAGATAGAATTATAGAGTTGTTAAACAAGTAA
- a CDS encoding ParA family protein has protein sequence MSKVIAIFNQKGGVGKTTTNVNLSSCIAKLDRKVLVIDIDPQGNTTSGFGIDKKSLDKSIYDVLIEGEDIKTTIINTEDENLDLIASNVDLAGAEIELTNRDDRELILKNAIDEIRKDYDYIFIDCPPSLGLLTINSLVAVDSVIIPIQCEYYALEGVSQLMSTIKLIKKSLNPKLEVEGVVLSMFDGRTNLSIQVVDEVKKYFRGKVYTTLIPRNVRLAEAPSYGLSIVDYDPKSKGAEAYMELAEEFLDYIEDVI, from the coding sequence ATGTCAAAAGTAATTGCAATATTTAATCAAAAAGGTGGAGTAGGAAAGACTACTACAAATGTAAACTTAAGTTCTTGTATTGCAAAATTAGATAGAAAAGTTCTTGTAATAGATATTGATCCTCAAGGAAACACAACTAGCGGATTTGGAATAGATAAAAAATCCTTAGATAAATCTATTTATGATGTTTTAATTGAAGGAGAAGATATAAAGACAACAATAATAAATACAGAGGATGAAAATTTAGACTTAATAGCATCTAATGTTGATTTAGCAGGAGCTGAAATAGAATTAACAAATAGAGATGATAGAGAACTCATATTAAAAAATGCAATAGATGAAATAAGGAAAGATTATGACTATATATTTATAGACTGCCCTCCTTCTTTAGGTCTTCTTACAATTAATTCCCTTGTAGCAGTAGATAGTGTTATAATACCAATACAATGTGAATATTATGCACTAGAAGGTGTAAGTCAACTTATGAGTACAATAAAACTTATAAAGAAAAGTTTAAATCCAAAGCTTGAAGTGGAAGGGGTAGTATTAAGTATGTTTGATGGTAGAACAAACCTTTCTATTCAAGTAGTAGATGAAGTAAAGAAGTATTTTAGGGGAAAAGTTTATACAACTTTAATTCCTCGCAATGTAAGACTTGCAGAAGCACCAAGTTATGGGTTATCTATAGTTGATTATGATCCTAAATCTAAAGGTGCAGAAGCATATATGGAATTAGCAGAAGAGTTTTTAGATTATATTGAGGATGTGATATAA